A portion of the Streptomyces sp. NBC_01335 genome contains these proteins:
- the rapZ gene encoding RNase adapter RapZ — translation MTDHDHRQAEPTRPDPDRTDGAAHVSTGTTNETGDVVTAAIPELVIISGMSGAGRSTAAKCLEDLGWFVVDNLPPALIPTMVELGARSQGNVARIAVVVDVRGRRFFDNLRESLADLETKHVTRRIVFLESSDDALVRRFESVRRPHPLQGDGRIVDGIAAERDLLRELRGDADLVIDTSSLNVHELRAKMDAQFAGDQEPELRATVMSFGYKYGLPVDADLVVDCRFLPNPHWVPELRPFTGLNEEVSAYVFDQPGAKEFLNQYTELLQLIAAGYRREGKRYVTVAVGCTGGKHRSVAMSEKLSARLAAEGIETVLVHRDMGRE, via the coding sequence ATGACCGACCATGACCACCGCCAAGCCGAACCCACCCGACCGGACCCGGACCGAACAGACGGAGCAGCACACGTGAGCACGGGCACCACCAACGAGACGGGCGACGTCGTCACGGCGGCCATCCCCGAACTGGTGATCATCTCCGGGATGTCCGGCGCCGGCCGGTCCACCGCCGCGAAGTGTCTGGAAGACCTCGGCTGGTTCGTCGTCGACAACCTCCCGCCCGCCCTGATCCCGACCATGGTCGAACTCGGCGCGCGCTCCCAGGGCAACGTGGCCCGGATCGCCGTCGTCGTGGACGTGCGCGGACGCCGCTTCTTCGACAACCTCCGCGAGTCCCTGGCGGACCTGGAGACCAAGCACGTCACCCGCCGGATCGTCTTCCTGGAGTCCTCGGACGACGCCCTGGTCCGCCGCTTCGAGTCGGTCCGCCGCCCCCACCCCCTCCAGGGCGACGGCCGCATCGTCGACGGCATCGCGGCCGAGCGCGACCTGCTGCGCGAGCTGCGCGGCGACGCCGACCTGGTCATCGACACCTCCAGCCTCAACGTCCACGAGCTGCGCGCCAAGATGGACGCCCAGTTCGCCGGCGACCAGGAGCCGGAGCTGCGCGCCACGGTGATGTCGTTCGGCTACAAGTACGGCCTGCCGGTCGACGCAGACCTCGTGGTCGACTGCCGCTTCCTGCCGAACCCGCACTGGGTGCCCGAGCTGCGCCCCTTCACCGGCCTGAACGAGGAGGTGTCCGCGTACGTCTTCGACCAGCCGGGCGCCAAGGAGTTCCTCAACCAGTACACCGAGCTGCTCCAGCTCATCGCCGCCGGTTACCGCCGTGAGGGCAAGCGCTACGTGACCGTCGCGGTCGGCTGCACCGGCGGCAAGCACCGCTCCGTCGCGATGTCGGAGAAGCTCTCCGCGCGCCTCGCCGCCGAAGGGATCGAGACCGTCCTCGTCCACCGGGACATGGGGCGCGAGTGA
- a CDS encoding TerC family protein, translated as MDVSWTLWALTILGLAALIAVDFFIGRKPHDVSTKEAGIWTVVWITLAALFGLGLLVFGNSQSAGEFFAGFITEKSLSVDNLFVFVLIMAKFSVPSQLQQRVLLVGVLIALVLRTVFIAAGAAVIANFSWVFYIFGAFLIYTAWKLIQEARADEEEDEFEENRLLKSIEHRFGVADRYHGTKLFIRNNGKRVMTPLMVVMLAIGTTDVLFALDSIPAIFGLTQDPYIVFTANAFALMGLRQLYFLIGGLLKKLVHLSYGLSVILGFIGVKLVLHALHESGVHVPEISVPLSLSVICGVLVITTITSLIAGRRQAAAEAAEAETADSGVDAGTGSRKGGGSGIDG; from the coding sequence GTGGACGTTTCATGGACCCTCTGGGCGCTGACCATTCTCGGTCTGGCCGCCCTCATCGCCGTCGACTTCTTCATCGGGCGCAAGCCCCATGACGTGTCGACCAAGGAAGCCGGGATCTGGACGGTCGTCTGGATCACGCTGGCAGCCCTCTTCGGCCTGGGCCTGCTGGTCTTCGGCAACAGTCAGTCCGCCGGCGAGTTCTTCGCCGGCTTCATCACCGAGAAATCGCTGAGCGTCGACAACCTCTTCGTCTTCGTCCTGATCATGGCGAAGTTCTCGGTGCCCTCCCAGCTCCAGCAGCGGGTGCTGCTGGTCGGTGTGCTGATCGCCCTGGTGCTCCGGACGGTCTTCATCGCCGCGGGCGCGGCCGTCATCGCCAACTTCTCCTGGGTCTTCTACATCTTCGGCGCGTTCCTGATCTACACGGCGTGGAAGCTGATCCAGGAGGCGCGGGCCGACGAGGAGGAGGACGAGTTCGAGGAGAACCGGCTCCTCAAGTCCATCGAGCACCGTTTCGGCGTCGCCGACCGGTACCACGGCACCAAGCTCTTCATCCGGAACAACGGCAAGCGCGTCATGACCCCGCTGATGGTCGTCATGCTCGCGATCGGCACCACCGACGTGCTGTTCGCCCTCGACTCCATCCCCGCGATCTTCGGCCTGACCCAGGACCCGTACATCGTCTTCACGGCCAACGCGTTCGCGCTGATGGGCCTGCGCCAGCTGTACTTCCTCATCGGCGGTCTGCTGAAGAAGCTGGTCCACCTCAGCTACGGGCTCTCGGTGATCCTCGGCTTCATCGGCGTCAAGCTGGTGCTGCACGCCCTGCACGAATCGGGTGTGCACGTGCCGGAGATCTCGGTCCCGCTCTCGCTCTCCGTCATCTGCGGCGTCCTGGTGATCACCACCATCACCAGCCTGATTGCAGGCCGGAGGCAGGCGGCGGCGGAGGCCGCCGAAGCGGAGACCGCCGACTCCGGGGTCGACGCCGGGACCGGTTCTCGCAAGGGCGGCGGCAGCGGCATCGACGGCTGA
- a CDS encoding MBL fold metallo-hydrolase → MTYSGAVRVGGPADVHELTGLMISKVAVGPMNNNAYLLRCRATGEQLLIDAANEADTLLRLVGEDGIASVVTTHQHGDHWQALAEVVAATGAVTYAGRYDAEGIPVPTTVLVEDGDTIRVGEVTLTARHLVGHTPGSIALVYDDPHGAPHLFTGDCLFPGGVGNTRKDPEAFASLLHDVETKLFDQLPDETWVYPGHGHDTTLGDERGQLPEWRARGW, encoded by the coding sequence ATGACCTACAGCGGAGCGGTGCGGGTCGGCGGACCCGCGGACGTGCACGAGCTGACCGGCCTGATGATCTCCAAGGTCGCGGTCGGCCCGATGAACAACAACGCCTACCTGCTGCGCTGCCGGGCCACCGGCGAGCAGCTCCTCATCGACGCCGCCAACGAGGCGGACACCCTGCTGCGGCTCGTCGGCGAGGACGGCATCGCCTCCGTGGTCACCACGCACCAGCACGGTGACCACTGGCAGGCCCTGGCCGAGGTGGTGGCCGCCACCGGTGCCGTCACGTACGCCGGACGGTACGACGCCGAGGGCATCCCGGTCCCCACCACCGTGCTCGTGGAGGACGGGGACACCATCCGGGTCGGCGAGGTCACCCTGACCGCCCGCCACCTGGTCGGCCACACCCCCGGCTCCATCGCACTGGTCTACGACGACCCGCACGGGGCTCCGCACCTCTTCACCGGCGACTGCCTCTTCCCCGGTGGCGTCGGCAACACCCGCAAGGACCCCGAGGCCTTCGCGAGCCTGCTCCACGACGTGGAGACCAAGCTCTTCGACCAGCTGCCCGACGAGACCTGGGTCTACCCGGGCCACGGCCACGACACCACGCTCGGCGACGAACGCGGACAGCTCCCGGAGTGGCGCGCCCGGGGCTGGTGA
- the uvrA gene encoding excinuclease ABC subunit UvrA — translation MADRLIVRGAREHNLKNVSLDLPRDSLIVFTGLSGSGKSSLAFDTIFAEGQRRYVESLSSYARQFLGQMDKPDVDFIEGLSPAVSIDQKSTSRNPRSTVGTITEVYDYLRLLFARIGKPHCPECRRPISRQSPQAIVDKVLGLPEGSRFQVLSPLVRERKGEFVDLFADLQTKGYSRARVDGTTIQLSEPPTLKKQEKHTIEVVIDRLTVKDSAKRRLTDSVETALGLSGGMVVLDFVDLPEDDPERERMFSEHLYCPYDDLSFEELEPRSFSFNSPFGACPDCTGIGTRMEVDAELVVPDEEKSLDEGAIHPWSHGHTKEYFGRLIGALAEALGFRTDIPWAGLPQRAKKALLHGHKIKTEVRYRNRYGRERAYTTPSFEGAVQFVKRRHSEAESDSSRERFEGYMREVPCPTCEGTRLKPIVLAVTVMEKSIAEVAAMSISDCAEFLGRLKLNARDKKIAERVLKEVNERLRFLVDVGLDYLSLNRAAGTLSGGEAQRIRLATQIGSGLVGVLYVLDEPSIGLHQRDNHRLIETLVRLRDMGNTLIVVEHDEDTIKVADWVVDIGPGAGEHGGKVVHSGSLKELLANKQSITGQYLSGKREITVPDVRRPVDPSRRLTVHGARENNLQDIDVSFPLGVLTAVTGVSGSGKSTLVNDILYTHLARELNGAKSVPGRHTRVDGDDLVDKVVHVDQSPIGRTPRSNPATYTGVFDHVRKLFAETMEAKVRGYLPGRFSFNVKGGRCENCSGDGTIKIEMNFLPDVYVPCEVCHGARYNRETLEVHYKGKSIAEVLDMPIEEGLEFFEAVPTIARHLRTLNEVGLGYVRLGQSAPTLSGGEAQRVKLASELQKRSTGRTVYVLDEPTTGLHFEDISKLIKVLSGLVDKGNSVVVIEHNLDVIKTADWVIDMGPEGGNGGGLVVAEGTPEEVAAVPASHTGKFLQDVLDTDRINEAAVPSVRKPARKTAAKKTAAKKTVAAQAAPARRTATAAVTAKQPAAKKTPAKKATRARKA, via the coding sequence GTGGCCGACCGTCTCATCGTCCGTGGCGCGCGCGAGCACAACCTGAAGAACGTCTCGCTCGACCTGCCCCGTGACTCCCTCATCGTCTTCACCGGGCTGTCCGGGTCGGGCAAGTCCTCCCTCGCGTTCGACACGATCTTCGCCGAGGGCCAGCGGCGCTATGTCGAGTCGCTCTCCTCGTACGCCCGGCAGTTCCTCGGCCAGATGGACAAGCCGGACGTCGATTTCATCGAGGGCCTCTCGCCCGCCGTCTCCATCGATCAGAAGTCGACCTCGCGCAACCCGCGCTCGACGGTCGGCACCATCACGGAGGTCTACGACTACCTCCGCCTGCTCTTCGCCCGCATCGGCAAGCCGCACTGTCCCGAGTGCCGACGGCCGATCTCCCGCCAGTCGCCGCAGGCCATCGTGGACAAGGTCCTCGGCCTGCCCGAGGGGAGCCGCTTCCAGGTGCTCTCCCCGCTGGTCCGCGAGCGCAAGGGGGAGTTCGTCGACCTCTTCGCCGACCTCCAGACCAAGGGGTACAGCCGCGCCCGGGTCGACGGCACCACCATCCAGCTCTCCGAGCCCCCCACGCTGAAGAAGCAGGAGAAGCACACCATCGAGGTGGTCATCGACCGCCTCACGGTGAAGGACAGCGCCAAGCGCCGGCTCACCGACTCGGTGGAGACCGCCCTCGGCCTCTCCGGCGGCATGGTCGTGCTCGACTTCGTCGACCTTCCCGAGGACGACCCCGAGCGCGAGCGGATGTTCTCCGAGCACCTCTACTGCCCGTACGACGACCTCTCCTTCGAGGAGCTGGAGCCCCGCTCCTTCTCCTTCAACTCGCCCTTCGGCGCCTGCCCCGACTGCACCGGCATCGGCACCCGCATGGAGGTCGACGCCGAGCTCGTCGTCCCGGACGAGGAGAAGTCGCTCGACGAGGGGGCCATCCACCCCTGGTCGCACGGCCACACCAAGGAGTACTTCGGCCGCCTGATCGGCGCACTCGCCGAGGCCCTCGGCTTCCGCACGGACATCCCGTGGGCCGGGCTGCCGCAGCGCGCCAAGAAGGCCCTGCTCCACGGCCACAAGATCAAGACCGAGGTGCGCTACCGCAACCGGTACGGCCGCGAGCGCGCCTACACCACCCCCTCCTTCGAAGGTGCCGTCCAGTTCGTCAAGCGGCGGCACTCCGAGGCCGAGAGCGACTCCAGCCGGGAGCGCTTCGAGGGGTACATGCGCGAGGTGCCCTGCCCGACCTGTGAGGGCACCCGCCTCAAGCCGATCGTCCTCGCGGTCACGGTGATGGAGAAGTCCATCGCCGAGGTCGCCGCGATGTCGATCAGCGACTGCGCGGAGTTCCTCGGCCGGCTCAAGCTCAACGCCCGCGACAAGAAGATCGCCGAGCGGGTCCTCAAGGAGGTCAACGAGCGGCTGAGGTTCCTCGTCGACGTCGGCCTGGACTACCTCTCGCTCAACCGCGCGGCCGGCACCCTGTCCGGCGGCGAGGCCCAGCGCATCCGCCTCGCCACCCAGATCGGCTCCGGCCTGGTCGGCGTGCTGTACGTACTGGACGAGCCGTCCATCGGCCTGCACCAGCGCGACAACCACCGGCTGATCGAGACCCTGGTCAGGCTCCGCGACATGGGCAACACGCTCATCGTGGTGGAGCACGACGAGGACACGATCAAGGTCGCGGACTGGGTCGTGGACATCGGCCCCGGCGCCGGGGAGCACGGCGGCAAGGTGGTCCACTCCGGATCGCTGAAGGAACTGCTGGCCAACAAGCAGTCGATCACCGGCCAGTACCTCTCGGGCAAGCGGGAGATCACCGTCCCCGACGTCCGCCGCCCCGTGGACCCGAGCCGCCGCCTCACCGTGCACGGCGCCCGGGAGAACAACCTCCAGGACATCGACGTCTCCTTCCCGCTGGGCGTCCTCACCGCCGTCACCGGGGTCTCCGGGTCCGGCAAGTCCACCCTGGTCAACGACATCCTCTACACCCACCTCGCCCGTGAGCTCAACGGCGCCAAGTCGGTCCCCGGCCGGCACACCCGGGTGGACGGGGACGACCTCGTGGACAAGGTGGTCCACGTCGACCAGTCGCCCATCGGGCGGACCCCCCGGTCCAACCCGGCGACGTACACCGGAGTCTTCGACCACGTCCGCAAGCTCTTCGCGGAGACGATGGAGGCGAAGGTGCGCGGCTATCTGCCGGGCCGCTTCTCCTTCAACGTGAAGGGCGGGCGCTGCGAGAACTGCTCGGGCGACGGCACCATCAAGATCGAGATGAACTTCCTGCCCGACGTGTACGTGCCCTGCGAGGTCTGCCACGGAGCCCGGTACAACCGGGAGACCCTGGAGGTCCACTACAAGGGCAAGTCCATCGCCGAGGTGCTGGACATGCCGATCGAGGAGGGCCTGGAGTTCTTCGAGGCCGTTCCGACCATCGCGCGGCATCTGCGCACCCTCAACGAGGTCGGCCTCGGGTACGTCCGGCTCGGACAGTCCGCGCCGACGCTCTCCGGCGGTGAGGCGCAGCGCGTGAAGCTGGCGAGCGAGCTCCAGAAGCGCTCCACCGGCCGCACGGTCTACGTCCTGGACGAGCCGACCACCGGTCTGCACTTCGAGGACATCAGCAAGCTGATCAAGGTCCTCTCCGGACTGGTCGACAAGGGCAACTCCGTCGTCGTCATCGAGCACAACCTCGATGTGATCAAGACGGCGGACTGGGTCATCGACATGGGCCCCGAAGGAGGCAACGGCGGCGGTCTGGTGGTCGCCGAAGGCACCCCGGAGGAGGTGGCGGCCGTGCCCGCCAGCCACACCGGGAAGTTCCTCCAGGACGTCCTGGACACCGACCGGATCAACGAGGCGGCCGTGCCCTCCGTGCGCAAGCCGGCGCGCAAGACGGCCGCCAAGAAGACCGCAGCCAAGAAGACGGTCGCGGCCCAGGCCGCCCCCGCCCGGCGGACGGCCACGGCCGCCGTCACGGCGAAGCAGCCGGCCGCGAAGAAGACGCCGGCCAAGAAGGCGACCCGCGCCCGCAAGGCCTGA
- a CDS encoding Rieske (2Fe-2S) protein has protein sequence MSGLPATRRTVLKGAALAGAAGLGAAACSTESKLGHAQTPTPTAPVDLGSADAVPVGGSKLYREQRVLVTCPAKGQYKAFSAQCTHAGCVLAKIEKNEGHCPCHGSIFDTTTGEVIQGPATVPLPAVPVSAEGGRLVAGPGA, from the coding sequence ATGTCCGGCTTGCCCGCCACCCGCCGCACCGTGCTGAAGGGTGCCGCGCTCGCCGGTGCCGCCGGGCTGGGAGCGGCTGCCTGCTCCACCGAGTCCAAGCTCGGCCACGCCCAGACCCCGACCCCGACCGCGCCGGTGGACCTCGGCTCGGCGGACGCCGTCCCGGTCGGCGGGTCGAAGCTCTACCGGGAGCAGCGCGTCCTGGTGACCTGCCCGGCGAAGGGGCAGTACAAGGCCTTCAGCGCCCAGTGCACCCACGCCGGCTGCGTATTGGCCAAGATCGAGAAGAACGAGGGGCACTGCCCCTGCCACGGCAGCATCTTCGACACCACGACCGGCGAGGTCATCCAGGGCCCGGCCACCGTGCCGCTGCCCGCCGTCCCGGTCAGCGCGGAGGGCGGCCGGCTCGTCGCCGGGCCGGGCGCCTGA
- the uvrC gene encoding excinuclease ABC subunit UvrC has protein sequence MADPSSYRPKPGQIPDSPGVYKFRDEHRRVIYVGKAKNLRQRLANYFQDLAGLHPRTRTMVTTAASVEWTVVSTEVEALQLEYSWIKEFDPRFNVKYRDDKSYPYLAVTLNEEFPRVQVMRGAKKKGVRYFGPYGHAWAIRETVDLMLRVFPVRTCSAGVFKNAVRTGRPCLLGYIGKCSAPCVGRVSPQEHRELAEEFCDFMAGRTGAYMRRLEKEMMLAAEDMEYERAGRLRDDIGALRRAMEKSAVVLADATDADLIAVAEDELEAAVQIFHVRGGRVRGQRGWVTDKVEAVDTSGLVEHALQQLYGEESGDSVPKEVLVPALPEDPDAVSEWLAHRRGSQVSLRIPQRGDKKDLMATVQRNAQQALGLHKTKRASDLTTRSRALEEIAEALGLDTAPLRIECYDISHLQGDDVVASMVVFEDGLARKSEYRRFQIKGFEGQDDVRSMHEVIGRRFRRYLQEKERLGEWEETPGADAPGADAPGAGAAASGVLGTGSQDGTEPRDAAASGIPGTGTSDDTAPRDATVPREATAPHDAAEPRDITEPREDIEPREDDGRPKRFAYPPQLVVVDGGQPQVAAAKRALDELGIDDIAVCGLAKRLEEVWLPDDDDPVVLPRSSEGLYLLQRVRDEAHRFAITYQRAKRAKRVRSSPLDGVPGLGESRKLALLKHFGSVKKLRQATIDEICEVQGIGRRTAESVAAALATAAPAAPAVNTATGEIIDENDGGTP, from the coding sequence ATGGCAGACCCCTCCAGCTACCGCCCCAAGCCGGGACAGATCCCCGACTCCCCGGGGGTCTACAAGTTCCGCGACGAGCACCGCCGGGTGATCTACGTCGGCAAGGCGAAGAACCTCCGCCAGCGCCTCGCCAACTACTTCCAGGACCTGGCCGGTCTCCACCCGCGCACCCGCACCATGGTGACCACGGCCGCCTCCGTGGAGTGGACGGTCGTCTCCACCGAGGTCGAGGCGTTGCAGCTGGAGTACTCCTGGATCAAGGAGTTCGACCCCCGGTTCAACGTCAAGTACCGCGACGACAAGAGCTACCCGTACCTCGCGGTCACCCTCAACGAGGAGTTCCCCCGGGTCCAGGTCATGCGCGGCGCCAAGAAGAAGGGCGTGCGCTACTTCGGCCCGTACGGCCACGCCTGGGCGATCCGCGAGACCGTCGACCTGATGCTCCGCGTCTTCCCCGTACGCACCTGCTCCGCCGGGGTCTTCAAGAACGCCGTCCGCACCGGCCGCCCGTGCCTGCTCGGCTACATCGGCAAGTGCTCGGCGCCCTGCGTCGGCCGCGTCAGCCCCCAGGAGCACCGCGAACTCGCCGAGGAATTCTGCGACTTCATGGCCGGCCGCACCGGCGCCTACATGCGCCGCCTGGAGAAGGAGATGATGCTCGCCGCCGAGGACATGGAGTACGAGCGTGCCGGCCGCCTCCGGGACGACATCGGGGCGCTCCGGCGGGCCATGGAGAAGAGCGCGGTCGTGCTCGCCGACGCCACCGACGCGGACCTCATCGCCGTCGCCGAGGACGAGCTGGAAGCAGCCGTCCAGATCTTCCACGTGCGCGGCGGCCGGGTGCGCGGCCAGCGCGGCTGGGTCACCGACAAGGTCGAGGCCGTCGACACCTCCGGCCTCGTCGAGCACGCCCTCCAGCAGCTGTACGGGGAGGAGAGCGGCGACTCCGTACCCAAGGAGGTCCTCGTCCCGGCCCTGCCCGAGGACCCCGACGCGGTCTCCGAGTGGCTCGCCCACCGCCGGGGCTCCCAGGTCAGCCTGCGCATCCCGCAGCGCGGCGACAAGAAGGACCTGATGGCCACGGTCCAGCGCAACGCCCAGCAGGCCCTGGGGCTGCACAAGACCAAGCGCGCCTCCGACCTGACCACCCGCTCCCGGGCCCTGGAGGAGATCGCCGAGGCACTCGGTCTCGACACGGCCCCGCTGCGCATCGAGTGCTACGACATCTCCCATCTCCAGGGCGACGACGTCGTCGCGTCGATGGTCGTCTTCGAGGACGGGCTCGCCCGCAAGAGCGAGTACCGCCGCTTCCAGATCAAGGGGTTCGAGGGCCAGGACGACGTCCGGTCCATGCACGAGGTGATCGGCCGCCGGTTCCGCCGCTACCTCCAGGAGAAGGAGCGCTTGGGGGAGTGGGAGGAGACGCCCGGAGCGGACGCCCCCGGAGCGGACGCCCCCGGAGCGGGCGCGGCCGCATCAGGCGTCCTCGGAACGGGCTCCCAGGACGGAACCGAGCCGCGCGACGCCGCCGCATCAGGCATCCCCGGAACAGGCACCTCCGACGACACCGCCCCCCGCGACGCCACGGTGCCCCGCGAGGCCACCGCCCCCCACGACGCCGCCGAGCCCCGCGATATCACCGAGCCCCGCGAGGACATCGAGCCGCGCGAGGACGACGGCCGCCCCAAGCGGTTCGCCTACCCGCCGCAGCTCGTCGTGGTCGACGGCGGACAGCCCCAGGTGGCCGCCGCGAAGCGGGCCCTGGACGAGCTGGGCATCGACGACATCGCCGTCTGCGGCCTCGCCAAGCGCCTCGAAGAGGTCTGGCTGCCCGACGACGACGATCCCGTGGTGCTGCCGCGCTCCAGTGAGGGCCTCTACCTCCTCCAGCGCGTGCGCGACGAGGCCCACCGCTTCGCCATCACCTACCAGCGGGCCAAGCGGGCCAAGCGGGTCCGCAGCAGCCCGCTGGACGGCGTCCCCGGTCTCGGCGAGAGCCGGAAACTCGCACTGCTCAAGCATTTCGGCTCCGTCAAGAAGCTGCGGCAGGCGACAATCGACGAGATCTGCGAGGTCCAGGGGATAGGCCGCAGGACAGCGGAGTCGGTGGCCGCGGCCCTCGCCACGGCCGCTCCGGCCGCACCCGCCGTGAACACGGCCACAGGAGAGATCATTGACGAGAACGACGGGGGCACGCCATGA
- a CDS encoding maleylpyruvate isomerase family mycothiol-dependent enzyme — protein sequence MSDHVRDLASVRGATERLLAAAELWDESTVPEPSRLPGWSRGHVLAHLSRNADALRNVLRGLPMYAGGEIRDRDIEAGAPRSLAEHLADLRGSSEGFLAEAAVPADWSRTVELRNGVTESASELPFRRWAEVELHHVDLGAGYELEDLPEEFTARESDFLAERFARHPQVVSTRVRSGNGRVRTTGGGADGPPVVVSGSEADVLGWLSGRRDGSALSVEGGPLPVLPPL from the coding sequence ATGAGCGATCATGTGCGCGACCTGGCGTCTGTACGCGGAGCTACGGAACGGCTGCTCGCAGCCGCGGAATTATGGGACGAATCCACCGTCCCCGAACCGTCCCGACTGCCCGGTTGGAGCCGGGGCCATGTCTTGGCCCACCTGTCACGTAACGCCGACGCGCTCCGAAATGTTCTCCGCGGACTCCCGATGTACGCGGGGGGCGAAATCCGGGACCGTGACATCGAGGCCGGGGCGCCCCGGTCCCTCGCCGAGCACCTGGCCGATCTGCGCGGGAGCAGCGAGGGGTTCCTGGCCGAGGCCGCCGTGCCCGCCGACTGGTCACGCACCGTGGAGCTGCGCAACGGGGTGACGGAGTCCGCGTCCGAGCTGCCCTTCCGCCGCTGGGCCGAGGTCGAGCTGCACCACGTGGACCTCGGCGCGGGGTACGAGCTGGAGGATCTGCCGGAGGAGTTCACGGCCCGGGAGAGCGATTTCCTGGCGGAGCGCTTCGCCCGCCATCCGCAGGTGGTCTCCACCCGCGTCCGGTCCGGGAACGGACGTGTCCGGACCACGGGCGGCGGCGCGGACGGCCCGCCGGTCGTGGTCAGCGGGTCGGAAGCGGACGTACTGGGGTGGCTCTCGGGCCGTCGTGACGGCTCGGCGCTGAGCGTGGAGGGCGGCCCCCTCCCCGTACTGCCGCCGCTATAG